From one Malus sylvestris chromosome 1, drMalSylv7.2, whole genome shotgun sequence genomic stretch:
- the LOC126618613 gene encoding CAAX prenyl protease 1 homolog, translating to MAFPFLEAVIGFMISLYFFETYLDLRQHAAHKLPTLPKTLEGVISQEKFEKSRAYSLDKSRFHFVHEFVTILMDSAILFFRVLPWFWKRSADFVALAGLNAENEIWHTLAFLGGVMIWSQITDLPFSLYSTFVVEARHGFNKQTIWLFFRDMIKGICLTVILGPPIVSAIIVIVQKGGDYLAIYLWAFMFVLSLVMMTLYPVLIAPLFNKFTPLPEGELRQKIEKLASSLKFPLKKLFVVDGSTRSSHSNAYMYGFFKNKRIVLYDTLIQQCKNDEEIVAVIAHELGHWKLNHTLYSFIAVQILTFLQFGGYTLVRNSSSLFQSFGFDTQPVIIGLIIFQHTIIPIQHIVSFALNLVSRSFEFQADAFAKKLGYSSALRAGLVKLQEENLSAMNTDPWYSAYHYSHPPLVERLAAIDKPDKKAD from the exons ATGGCGTTCCCGTTCTTGGAAGCTGTTATCG GTTTTATGATATCATTGTACTTTTTCGAGACTTATTTGGATTTGCGCCAACATGCTGCTCACAAACTTCCAACCCTTCCTAAAACTTTGGAAGGAGTAATCAGCCAAGAAAAGTTTGAGAAGTCACGAGCCTATAGTCTTGATAAAAG CCGCTTCCATTTTGTTCATGAGTTTGTGACAATACTGATGGACTCAGCAATTTTGTTCTTTCGAGTGTTGCCTTGGTTTTGGAAG AGATCAGCAGATTTCGTGGCTTTAGCTGGTCTCAATGCTGAAAATGAAATCTGGCATACACTTGCATTTTTGGGTGGTGTTATGATTTGGTCACAG ATCACTGATTTACCTTTTTCTCTATACTCCACATTTGTGGTTGAAGCTCGTCATGGTTTTAATAAG CAAACAATATGGTTATTCTTCAGAGACATGATTAAAGGAATTTGCCTCACTGTTATTCTCGGCCCACCTATTGTGTCTGCAATAATTGTAATTGTACAG AAAGGAGGTGATTACCTGGCCATCTATCTTTGGGCATTCATGTTTGTTCTCTCTCTTGTGATGATGACACTCTACCCTGTTCTAATAGCCCCTCTCTTTAACAAGTTCACCCCT CTTCCAGAGGGTGAGCTCAGGCAGAAAATTGAGAAACTTGCTTCTTCTCTCAAGTTTCCATTGAAGAAGTTGTTTGTCGTTGATGGATCTACAAGGTCAAGTCACAGCAAT GCCTATATGTATGGATTTTTTAAGAACAAGAGAATCGTCCTCTATGATACATTAATTCAACAG TGCAAAAATGATGAGGAGATTGTAGCTGTTATAGCTCATGAGTTAGGCCATTGGAAGCTCAACCACACACTGTATTCATTTATTGCTGTGCAG ATCCTTACATTTTTACAGTTTGGAGGATATACTCTAGTGAGAAACTCAAGCAGTCTGTTTCAAAGTTTTGGGTTTGATACTCAGCCAGTAATCATTGGACTCATCATATTTCAG CACACCATAATACCTATCCAGCACATAGTAAGCTTTGCTCTTAACCTTGTGAGCCGATCATTTGAATTTCAG GCTGATGCTTTTGCTAAGAAGCTTGGTTATTCGTCTGCACTTCGAGCTGGTCTTGTTAAACTACAG GAAGAGAATTTGTCGGCTATGAACACTGATCCTTGGTACTCTGCATATCACTATTCTCATCCTCCGCTTGTCGAAAGGCTGGCTGCGATTGATAAACCAGACAAGAAAGCAGACTGA